In Carassius gibelio isolate Cgi1373 ecotype wild population from Czech Republic chromosome B2, carGib1.2-hapl.c, whole genome shotgun sequence, a single genomic region encodes these proteins:
- the agla gene encoding glycogen debranching enzyme isoform X3, producing MKNEWNMLCITDVVYNHTAANSKWIKKHPECGYNLVNSPHLKPAWVLDRALWHVTCAIADGKYEDRGLPALIQNPEHLNAIRGVLWQDVFPKIKLWEFFQVKVEPMVEEFRALLQSGAKSDRSQTEGKQQLKIIQDPQFGRFGNTVDMNSALETFVPHGSSPGAIEDCCNWLRRRLEEVNNEQYQEIKHHQEQATNCIAGTVSYERLADHGPKLGPITRKHPLVTRYFTFPFEEATLEQDLELMNQPEKSCHFLAHNGWVMGDDPLRNFAEPGSNVYIKRELICWGDSVKLRYGNGPEDCPYLWAHMQKYTEITAKHFVGVRLDNCHSTPLHVAEFMLDAARTLRPDLYVVAELFTGSEELDNVFVTRLGISSLIREAMSAGDSHEEGRLVYRYGGEPVGAFLQPSLRPLVPSIAHAMFLDVTHDNECPIQIRSVYDSLPSSAIVSMACCATGSTRGYDELVPHQISVVSEERFYSKWNPQTKPLSPDEVNLQSGIIAGKLALNRLHQELASKGFNQVFVDQVDEDIVAVTRHCPSTHQSVVAVCRTAFKNPKHHCYTDEVPPMCIPGKIEEVVLEVRTVERQTDSYKKDEKSINGMPGYTVEIKEHIQLKDSKVVRQAGVTSRGRSEYVQEIVFEQLTPGSVIAFRVSLDPKSQELVSVLRHHLIQFNPLYKAGSLPDSNTPDILKSPLTQIMSEMTLADMNILLFRCDAEEKEDGGGCYDIPGWKPLKYCGLQGMLSVMADIRPKNDLGHPFCDNLRQGDWMIDYVSNRLISRGGTLAEVGQWFQAMFAYLKHIPRYLIPCYFDAILVGAYTTALDVTFKQMSSFVQNGSSFVKLLALGSVQMCAVGRFPALPPLSPALNDVPYRVNEITKQKEQCCVTMAAGLPHFSAGIFRCWGRDTFIALRGLMLVTGRHMEARNIILAFAGTMRHGLIPNLLGEGVGARFNCRDAVWWWLQCIQDYCTMVPNGTDILQCPVSRMYPTDDSKPLTAGTVDQLLYEVIHEAMERHMQGIEFRERNAGPQIDNNMRDEGFNIVAKVNADTGFVYGGNQFNCGTWMDKMGESERARNKGIPATPRDGSAVEIVGLCKSTLRWLVDLHKQGLFPYNSVAIHKDSKRLSMSYEEWDRKVQQNFEKMFYVSHDPNDPNEKHPELVHKRGIYKDSYGASSTWCDYQLRPNFPIAMVVAPELFTVEHAWEALNISEEKLLGPLGMKTLDPDDKVYCGVYDNSLENDNYNLARGFNYHQGPEWLWPIGYFLRAKIYFAKKLGKDTYDKTVYLVKNVLSRHYLHMERSSWKGLPELTNENGQYCPFSCETQAWSLAAVLEVLHDL from the exons ATGAAGAATGAGTGGAatatgctttgcatcacagatgTGGTTTACAATCACACGg CTGCTAACAGTAAATGGATTAAGAAACATCCCGAGTGTGGTTATAACCTGGTGAACTCTCCCCATCTGAAGCCGGCCTGGGTGCTGGATAGAGCCCTGTGGCACGTCACCTGTGCTATAGCTGATGGCAAATATGAAGACAGGGGTCTTCCAGCCCTAATCCAGAATCCCGAACACCTCAAT GCCATTCGTGGAGTTCTCTGGCAGGATGTGTTTCCTAAGATTAAACTGTGGGAGTTCTTCCAAGTCAAAGTGGAACCGATGGTGGAGGAGTTCAGAGCTTTACTCCAAAGTG GAGCCAAATCTGATAGGAGCCAGACTGAGGGCAAACAGCAACTGAAGATCATTCAGGACCCTCAGTTCGGACGTTTTGGTAACACCGTGGACATGAACTCTGCTCTAGAAACCTTTGTGCCCCATGG GAGCAGTCCTGGTGCCATTGAAGATTGTTGTAACTGGCTGAGGAGAAGACTGGAGGAAGTCAATAATGAACAGTATCAAGAAATTAAGCACCATCAGGAGCAG GCCACTAACTGCATTGCTGGTACTGTAAGCTATGAAAGACTGGCAGACCACGGACCCAAGTTGGGCCCCATCACCAGGAAACATCCCCTGGTTACTAG ATATTTCACTTTCCCATTTGAGGAAGCAACTTTGGAGCAGGATTTGGAGCTGATGAATCAACCAGAAAAGTCATGTCACTTCCTGGCCCATAATGGCTGGGTCATGGGCGATGATCCACTGAGGAACTTTGCAGAGCCAG GGTCCAATGTCTACATCAAGAGGGAGCTGATCTGCTGGGGTGACAGTGTTAAACTGCGGTATGGCAATGGGCCCGAGGACTGCCCCTACCTATGGGCCCACATGCAGAAATATACAGAGATTACGGCCAAGCACTTTGTGGGAGTGCGTCTGGACAACTGCCATTCAACTCCACTTCATGTGGCTGAG TTCATGCTGGATGCTGCTCGCACCCTCAGACCTGACCTGTACGTGGTGGCCGAGCTCTTCACAGGCAGCGAGGAGCTGGATAATGTCTTTGTGACTAGATTAGGAATCTCTTCACTCATCAGAG AGGCGATGAGCGCTGGAGACAGTCATGAGGAGGGTAGGCTGGTGTACCGGTACGGAGGGGAACCCGTGGGGGCTTTCCTTCAGCCCAGTCTCAGGCCTCTGGTGCCCAGTATTGCACATGCCATGTTTCTAGATGTCACACATGATAATGAGTGCCCTATTCAG ATCCGCTCTGTATATGATTCATTGCCCAGCTCTGCTATTGTTTCTATGGCCTGCTGTGCCACTGGTAGCACCAGAGGCTATGATGAGTTAGTACCCCACCAG ATCTCAGTGGTATCAGAGGAGCGCTTCTATAGCAAATGGAATCCTCAAACTAAGCCTTTGTCACCTGATGAGGTCAACCTGCAGTCAGGAATCATCGCCGGAAAGCTGGCCCTCAACCGGCTACACCAGGAACTGGCATCAAAAGGCTTCAACCAG GTGTTTGTAGACCAGGTGGATGAGGACATTGTGGCGGTCACCCGACATTGTCCTAGTACGCACCAGTCAGTGGTGGCTGTGTGCCGCACTGCTTTCAAGAACCCCAAACACCATTGCTACACAGACGAGGTTCCACCAATGTGCATCCCAG GTAAGatagaggaggtggtgctggagGTGCGTACCGTAGAGAGGCAGACGGACTCCTACAAAAAAGATGAGAAGAGCATTAATGGCATGCCTGGTTACACGGTGGAGATTAAAGAGCACATCCAG CTAAAGGACAGTAAGGTGGTGCGGCAGGCTGGGGTGACGTCTCGAGGGCGCAGTGAATATGTGCAGGAGATCGTGTTTGAGCAGCTGACGCCTGGAAGTGTTATTGCTTTCAG GGTGAGTCTGGACCCCAAATCTCAGGAGCTGGTCAGTGTCTTAAGGCACCATCTCATTCAGTTCAATCCACTGTATAAAGCAGGAAGTCTGCCTGATTCAAACACACCCGACATACTGAAGAGTCCACTGACACA GATTATGTCTGAGATGACTCTAGCTGATATGAACATTCTCCTGTTTCGCTGTGATGCAGAGGAGAAAGAAGATGGAGGGGGCTGCTATGACATCCCCGGCTGGAAGCCACTCAAATACTGTGGTCTGCAAG GTATGTTGTCAGTGATGGCAGACATTCGACCAAAAAATGATCTTGGCCACCCATTCTGTGACAACCTAAGGCAAGGGGATTGGATGATTGACTATGTGAGCAATAGACTGATATCTCGCGGGGGCACACTAGCCGAG GTGGGACAGTGGTTCCAGGCTATGTTTGCATACCTGAAGCACATCCCTCGCTACCTCATTCCCTGTTACTTTGATGCCATCCTGGTAGGGGCCTACACTACTGCACTTGATGTGACCTTCAAACAGATGTCAAG TTTTGTGCAGAATGGCTCATCTTTTGTGAAGCTGTTGGCTCTTGGATCAGTCCAAATGTGTGCTGTCGGACGTTTTCCAGCTCTTCCACCTCTCTCACCAGCCCTGAATGATGTGCCTTACCGTGTCAATGAGATCACAAAGCAGAAAGAGCAGTGCTGTGTTACCATGGCTGCAG GCCTGCCTCATTTCTCTGCTGGAATTTTCCGTTGTTGGGGAAGGGACACATTCATCGCCCTGCGAGGACTAATGCTGGTCACAGGTCGTCACATGGAGGCCAG GAACATCATCCTGGCTTTTGCTGGTACAATGAGACATGGACTGATTCCTAACCTGCTGGGAGAGGGTGTAGGGGCCCGTTTTAATTGCCGTGACGCGGTATGGTGGTGGCTGCAGTGCATTCAGGACTACTGTACTATGGTACCCAACGGCACTGACATCCTCCAATGCCCTGTGTCCAGGATGTACCCCACAGATGACTCCAAACCCCTGACAGCTGGCACTGTG GATCAGCTGCTGTATGAGGTCATTCATGAGGCCATGGAGCGCCACATGCAGGGTATAGAGTTCAGAGAGAGGAACGCTGGACCACAGATTGACAACAACATGAGAGACGAAG GCTTTAACATTGTGGCCAAGGTGAACGCCGACACTGGCTTTGTGTATGGCGGAAATCAGTTCAACTGTGGGACTTGGATGGACAAAATGGGAGAAAGCGAGAGAGCTCGCAACAAAGGGATACCAGCTACACCCAG AGATGGATCAGCAGTGGAAATAGTGGGTCTGTGCAAATCTACATTGCGTTGGCTGGTGGATCTACATAAACAAGGGCTCTTTCCTTACAATAGTGTGGCCATACACAAAGACA GCAAACGGCTGTCTATGTCTTATGAAGAATGGGACAGAAAAGTCCAGCAGAATTTTGAGAAGATGTTCTATGTGTCCCATGACCCAAATGACCCCAATGAGAAGCATCCCGAGCTGGTTCATAAGCGGGGCATTTACAAAGACAGCTACGGAGCCTCCAGCACCTGGTGTGACTATCAGCTCAGACCCAACTTTCCCATTGCCATGGTGGTG GCTCCAGAGCTGTTTACTGTGGAGCATGCTTGGGAAGCACTGAACATTTCAGAAGAAAAATTGCTTGGCCCTCTTGGAATGAAGACCTTAGACCCAGA TGACAAGGTTTACTGTGGCGTTTATGACAATTCTCTGGAAAATGACAACTACAACCTCGCAAGAGGCTTCAACTACCATCAAGGCCCT GAGTGGCTCTGGCCTATTGGTTACTTCCTCCGTGCAAAGATCTACTTTGCAAAGAAGCTTGGAAAAGACACCTATGACAAAACAGTGTATTTGGTGAAGAATGTCCTCTCTCGCCATTATCTCCACATGGAAAG GTCATCCTGGAAGGGACTGCCAGAGCTCACTAATGAAAATGGCCAGTACTGTCCTTTTAGCTGTGAAACTCAGGCCTGGTCTCTTGCCGCTGTGCTTGAGGTTCTTCATGATCTGTGA